The sequence CCTCGGCGTCGAACACCGTCGCGAACGCGCGCGGGTGGCGAACGCTGGTCTCGACGCGGCCACGGATGGCCGTCCCCGCCGACGCCGACAGCAGCGACTCGTCGAGGGTCAGCAGGTGCATCGCCCCGCCGCGGTAGGCCGAAGCGAGGGCGGGGTGGTCGTCGGGCGGATGATCGACGCGTTCGCAGGCCGGTTCGACGCGATCGCGCCAGTCGGCCGCCAGCGAGTCGTCGGCGAGGTCGGCGATGACGGCCGCCGCGTCGTCGAGCAACGGGTCGCTGGCCACGAGGGTCATCCACGAATGCCGGCGCACGCAGTCGAGCGCCCGGCGGGCGTCGCCGCCGACGAGCAGGTCGGCAGCCAGCACGTCGGCGTCGGCGGTCACCCGCGCCGGCGACGGGTCAGCGTCAGTCATCCTCGCGCTCGCGACGCTGGCGGAGCGCCGTAACGACGTCCGCCTCGGTCAGGTCGTAGTCGTCAGCACGGGCAAAGAGGTCGACCCAGGTCACGGCTCGTCGTGTGTTCCGGAGGGTGAAAGAGTTGCTGCCAACGTTCCTGACGGCGGGATGGCCGAGTATAGGGATATCGGAAGTCCGCGGAGATTCTCGACGGGAGAGGCCGCCGAGAATCCCTGTACAGTGACGATACCCCCTATGAATGTCTGACGCATATTTAAGTCAGGGGATGGTAACTGTACGGCCGGGCGCGCACTACCGGCTTCAGTTCCCATCCTCCCCACCCGCGCGCCCGGCACACCCCACTGGCACCTCGGTGCTCGGCGCCGTTTTCCCCCCACGGCGCCGCCTTCGGTGACGAACGACTCCGGAGCGGAAGTCCACACGCTCACGGGGCCGGGCACCGAGCCAGGGTGACCGGTTCACCGGCCGATCGGTCAGAGCGACGACTCAAAAACGGAGCCAACACGCGTTAGTGTTCGATCTCGATCGTGGTTCCCTGCGTCGCGTCCTCGAGGACGGGCAGTCGAACCTCGAGGATTCCGTTGTGATAGGTCGCCGAGATGTCCTCGACGTCGACCGACTTGGGGAACCGGAACCGGCGGTGGTAGGTCCGCCGGTGCGACCGCGATTCGTCCGTGTGTTCGGCGGCGATGTTGAGGACGCCGTCGTCCCACGTCACGTCGATTTCGGCGGGGTCGAACCCCGGCATCTCGACGCTCAGGACGAACTCGTCGTCCGCCTCGTACAGTTCGCAGTCGTTGCTGCCGGTTTCGAACAACTGACTCGGGAAGCCGAGACCACCCATCCAGGAACTCGCGGGACTCGGCTGCAGAGCTATGGCTGTTCACCTCGATTGCAACGGGATGTTGCTTGCGGTTCTATATAAATCTTACTCCGAAAAGGCCGGGAGATCCAGCTCCGCAATCGACGGCGAGACGTCGTATTTCGCCTCCATCTCGGCCATATACGCGGGGAGTTGGGACAGATCCACGTCGTCGGGGTTCGGTTGGTCTGCGCCGACGTGAATCTCGCCGGCGGCGTCCTCGACGTACACGTCGTCGGCGTAGCCAGCGGTCGCGTTGGGGAACGTGGGGTCGCTCCGTCGCTCCGGCGTCGCCGGGGCGTCCGGCAGGTCGTCCGGGCGGAACGCGCCGAGCGGATCCTCGCGAGTGACGCCGTGGCGCTCGAAAAAGGCCCGGTGGCGCTCGAGATGGGGGTCGAGTCCCGCGGCGGGGAACTCCATCAACTCCGTCCAGCCGTGGATCCAGAAATCGAGGTTGGCCATGACGTGGACGCATTCGCGGGCGCCCGCCTCGGGGTTTCCCTCGTCCAAGGCGACCCGGTAGCCGTCGATGAGGCCGTCGAACAGGGACGCGAAATACGCGCGCCGCTCGTCGGCGTGGCCAGGGGCGCTCCGGTCGGTGAAAACGTCGACGTGAACGCTGACGAGTCGGCGCTGGGCGATGGCCGCGAAGCGCTCGGACGTGAGCGCGCGTTTGGCCAGCCAGTGGTGACGGTCCTGATCGAGTAACACGGGCGGTGGTGAACCGTCGAGCGGAATAAGTGCCGAACCGAACCGGTTAGGGTCGGGCGGGGGAGTCCCGTTCGACAGCCGGGCTCTCGACGCGCTGGCAGTTACCGGCGGCTCCGTAGCAGCCCGGACCGAGTGAGACGACAGCCGCCGCCGTCGTTTCCGTAACCGATCGCGGATATGTTGGAAGAAACGCCATCCTCAGCCCGAAGCAGTGCTGATCGAACCCGGGACCATCTATATTTTCGACGACGCGGCCTGACAACACGTCCAGCCGCTGGGGCCGCGCGAATAGCCGGGGAGAGCTGGCGTCGCCAATCGTCGGAAGGAACGCAGCTGGTCGAGACGAAGAGTGGAAAGAGCCTAGGCCGGAATTTGAATCCGGGGTCTCGTCCTTACCAAGGACTTTTTCGAGATCGCCCCAAATCGGCCGCTTCACGGCCAATATTGCTGGTTCTCGGCTGAGGTCGAACCTTCTCATCCCGAAATAACTGACCGATCCTATAAATAAACAATGGTACACTCTCGGGAGTCACAGGAGCACGTTCCAGATAACAACCCACCGAACCAGCAATCACCCACCACTAAAGACCCAAAATCGATTCACTATCCGGCATCGGATTCAGCGAGGAAATCGGCACCAGATAGTTATAGTGGCCAAACTGTGACTGCCTTCGCTTTCCATTGAGAACCATCTCCTTCGTAGCTGTCCCCAAGAACGTCACAGTCCGGCCCTCCAGATGCCCAAGAACATAGTAATCAGCATTAACACGATACTCCTTCACCGGTAACGCGTGAGGCTCCTTCTGGCTGGTCTTCACATCAATCGTCCGCTCAACACCCTCGATGGAGGCCTCAAAATCAATACCTCCATCTGACCACGCTACGACTTCAGTATCGACCTGTAGATCAGCATAGATAGCGAACGCAATCTCACCCATAGCCCCAACCGTATGGCGGTCATCTGGCTCTACTCCCCAGGTATCCGAATCATTATCCCAGCCATTGTTCTCTTCGAACGACTGGTTCCGTTCCTTTGCTATCTTAGAGGCAAGCCGGGCGTATCGGGGCGGTACTTCGACAGAAACGGTCATTCGTGTACCTCACCTCCAGTTTGGAAACTGGTGAGTTCGTCGAGAAGTCCGTGCCACGAGACACTGGACGGCATATCTGGTCTGTCACCGGAAACAGCCAAAATCCTGTGGGTTCAATCCAGATCGGCGTATGCTGTCAGAACCGTAGGCAAAGAAACACCAGACAGCGGCCACCTCGCAGATCGCGCTATTGTGTTCTATAAATAACGACATCTGCGAGGTAGGTTGCCTGTTAGTTGAGCCGACCCCTGGGTTAAAATTCGGAGCACGGTCCAACGAGGCTGTCAGCACCCCGGCGCAGTCCAGACCTTATCCAGAAGCCTTTGCGCACGTAGCCGATTATTCGAACTACACTGATCCAAGTCCCTGATCGATCAAAACGATGTTCTTTACTCGGTTTCGGTCGCACTGGATGTTGATGCCAACTTGGCAAAGACGGACACTCCAGATTCTCCCTCTATTCGGCCTCGTCTTTGTCATCGGTGTTCACTGGTTATATTCGCCAGCGGCCTTATTCGAGAATCTCGACGAACGTGGATGGATGCTCGTAGCCGTTGGCGTGACTATCTTCTATCTGATTCGTCCCTTCGTACTCTGGCCGCTGAGCCTCGCCTCTGTGTTCCTCGGGTATCTCGTCGGATTTCCGAGTGGCGTGCCGCTCGTCTTGACTGGAACCTTGGTCACGTGTTTCCCGCCGTTCCTTCTCGCAGACTACTTTCAGGATGTGAATGGCTACGTCTCACAGATCTCGGCAACTGGTGAGTCTATTGTGACGACGACAGGCGAACTTCGGGGGATGGTCGCCGCTCGACTATCACCCGCGCCCGCAGATAGTGTCTCCATTGGCGCTGGCTTGGCCGGTATCTCCAGTTGGTACTTTGCGCTCGGGACTCTCATCGGTGAACTACCCTGGGCTATCTTCTACGTCACTATCGGACAATCACTCCAAAGCTTCTCTTCGGGTACAGTTCAGACGGTCAATATCGAGTTCCTGCTGATCGTCAGTTGCATTGCAGTGCTTCTGTTAGCACGACCGATCTACCAATTTATATTCCAAACCCAGTAGCGAACCAGCTTAAATCAGTTGCTCGGGCTTGTGACTTGACCCTGATTTCTCACAAACCGGTAGACGACAAAGACACACGTTCCTAGGATTGCTCCGTACCAGAGCGTGCCAACCCGGATAATTACCGTCGCACTCACCGCAATAGTCTGGGTGTATCCTAAGATGACGAGCATCCCGACCATACTGGCTTCTGCGGCCGCTAATCCCCCGGGGAGGAGGCTGGCCGCACCCACGACCGATCCCAACCCGAACACGAACAACGCGGCGAGGAGGGTCGCTTCTGAACTGAACCCACTTAGTACCGACCACAGCGCAACTCCCTCTAAGCCCCACGCAACGAGGCTAATGAGAAACGCGATACTGAGCGGTCGCACCTGGAACAGCGTGTACGTATTCTCATAGAACTCCTCTAACTCAGTTGCATACGACCCGACAACCGGAAGCGTCTCCAACCATCTCAAAACACGCAGACAAAACGTTCGCCACTGAAGCAGGCTGATGCCGAGAAGGAACAGGAGGATCACGCCGATCAATACGGCGGACGATCGCTGATAGATGAGTAGGCCGAGAAACGCGAACGCCGATAGCGCGATCAGATCAGTCACTCTCTCAGCACCGACCACGGACGCTGTCTGACTGACTGGTACATCGCGGAGGTCGCGGAGGAACCATGCCTTCCAGACTTCACCTGCTTTTCCAGGTGTCACGACCATCATCAGGCCGCTAAAAAACACGATCAGACTCGTCTTGAGTGGGATGTCAATGTCTAAGTGGCGGAGATAGTATTCCCACTTGAGAAACCGTACACCGTAGCTAATCGTAGCGAGGAGGAACACAACACCAACCCGCCAGAGATCAACCGCAAGGAGTGCCGAAACAACTTGCGAGGCATCACCGACGACGAACAGCCCAAAGAACACGGCAACCGTCAGGAGTGCTGTGACCCAGAGCCCGTGTTGGCGGATCGATCGTTGGACTGTCGAAAGGACACGCATCAGAGATTCACCATTCTGAGTGCGTCATTCAGTTTTGTCGCAGTATGACCTGAGAGGTACCCCCCTCGTCCTGCTGTCTGGGTCGTTGTAGATTCGATAGCCGCACGGAGTGACTGATCACACAGTGTTGTAGACCGTCCCACCTCCATCGGAAAGTGGGCATCACTTCCGCCCGTGATCGCTAAGTCGTGCTGTGTAGCGAACTCCCGGGCACGACGGTTGAATCGGGGGAGCAGACAACGTGAATTTTGAGCCTCAACAGCATCAACGCGTGAGGCAACTGCGTCGAGGTCTGTGTCGTAATACTCTCGAAATCGGTCAAACGGATGTGAGAGGATCGCAATCCCATCTTGCTCGTGGACGTGTTCAATTACGGTTACTGGGTCCGCTTGCGGTGGTTCATCGTTGACGTACAACGCGAGAAGGTGGCCCTGTGTCGTCGTTACTTCCACACCAGGAATCACAGTTAGGCCAGCAGGCGCGAGATCGGCGACCTCATCGTATCCCGCCAACGTATCGTGATTTGTGATAGCAATTCCATCTAATCCGGCATCAACAGCCGCATTAACAACGTCAGCGGGAGATGCTCGTGAGCACGGTGAGGCGTCGGTATGGACTTGGAGGTCGTATCGATTCACTGTATCACCTCAACAGCTATCTCTGGCACGTTGTAGAGGACAGCAATAGCGACGACACTCCAGAGGATAAGATTCACGACGGAGGGGCGATCCGTGAGGAGATATTCGGGCTGACCAGCAATATTCGTTGTGTGGACAAGATGGTGATAGCGAAACACGCCAAAAAATGCGAACGGGAGCGTTGCCATCATCGTCGGGTCCGTCCGTGAGAACGTGTAGAGCGAGTACGACATCAGCAGAGTTGCCATCACCATCACAAGGAGTTGATCAATATTGTTCTCCGAATACTCGCCCAAGACATCACGTGTTTCCTCTGGGTTGGTCGCCACCTCCAGTTCATTCCGACGCTTTCCAAACGCGAGTACCAACGCAAGGAGGAACGTACTCACTATTAACCACGGACTCAAGAATACCTCGATAGCGATGACTCCCGCGATAGCGCGGAGCACGAACCCGATAGCGACGATCAGTACATCAACGAAGACGAACTGCTTCAGAACGAGCGAATACAGGGCGTTCTGTGCGAGGTAGGCAAGTAAAACTGCGAGAAAGAGGGGGCCGAGACTGTAGGCGGCTCCGAGCCCGATACCAGCTAAGATGAGACCGAAGATTACGGCAACCGGGACTGACACCTGTCCGCTTGCAATTGGACGGTGCTGTTTTTCCGGATGATTGCGGTCTTCTTCAACGTCGCTAATGTCGTTGAAAATGTATGTTGCGCTGGCGACAGTTGTGAACGCCACAATGCCGACCATGAGGCTAAGCCAGGCATCCCAATTAAGAATATTCTGCGAAAAGACGATCCCGAGAAGCATTACGCCCTGTTTGTACCATTGCCACGGGCGAATCTCTCGAACCAGTCCAGTGACTGTGGTTACTGGATTAATCGTCTGCGATGAGCTGGCCATTCAGTGTCTAATCCAGAGACCAACAGGACAATAAAGATACTGTTAACTTGTGTGATTGAGGAATAGGAACCTACTCACTTTGGCTGAGATAGGCGTCTCTGGTTTGTATATCTGAGTAGAGATCCGCAAGGACGTGCGTATAGATGGTAACGGTCGTGACGAAGGCTAAATACTCGCTAATAAACCATACTAATCCGATGAGAACGCCGCCGATAAGAAGATGACTAAACAACCGTTGATCCCGCCATATATCACCTCGCTCGAATATCGATGCTTGGTCTACGAATACCTGCGACGGGCTCCGAATACAACGAGTGAGGTTAGACCAATCACCGCGATTAATCCGTCCAATTACGAAGTGATCCAAGTCAATTCCGACTCCCAGAACGACCACATATATCAGTATGTATAATTGTTGGTGAAATTCTGGCGCAGTAACTGCCAGTGGGACGCCTATTATACCAGAAATAATCGCGTGGCTCCGCGAGTACATCGTACAGTCGTAGTGTTCATAGGAGATTCGTAGTTTTACCGTTCTACTGGTCGACACCGGATTGAAGCAGATCCGCTTGATCAGTAGGTTCGAAAACAGGTGTCAGGGCTCATCGGTATGCGGCAATAGGAAGTATAAAGACATTACGCTAACTTCCCCGACATAATGAGTACGACTGAGCAGATGGACTCCACGGATAGCCAGTATGATTCTGTCGTGGTCACTGGTGGAACTGGCTTTCTGGGACTTCACACGTGCCAGTACTTTGCTGAGCAGGGCTGGGACGTAACCGCACTCGATCTCAAACCGTTCAACGAGGAAGACGATACGGAAGACATCGACTACATAGAGGGGGATGTGCGTGACGAGGAGAAAGTATCCGAGGCAATCGAGGAAGCTGACGCGGATGTCATCGTCCACAGTGCGGCGGCGCTCCCGCTGTGGGACGACGACGAAATCTGGGAGGTGACAGTCGAGGGTACTCGCTCGGTATTGTGGGCCGCAAAAGAACACGATGTCGAGCGGGTGGTCTATATTTCGTCCACAGCTGTCTACGGTACCCACGATACCCATCCAATTACCGAGGAATCGCCGTTAGACGGTGTCGGACCCTACGGAGACGCGAAGATCGAAGCAGAGAACGTCTGTCGAGACTTCCGTCGAATGGGGATGTGCGTTCCGATTATTCGCCCGAAGACGTTCATCGGGCCACAGCGACTTGGCGTGTTCCAGGTCTTGTTCGACTGGATCGAGGATGGTGCAAACATCCCGATGGTCGGGTGGGGAAACAACAAGTATCAGTTACTCCACGTTCACGATCTCGTTCGAGCAATCGAGATGATGTTCACCTTGGATGAAAGCGAGGTGAATGACGAGTTCAACGTGGGTGCGACGGAATACGGGGCGATGAAAGAAGACTTCCAAGCCCCGATTGACGAAGCGGGGACAAGGAAGCGAGTTGTCGGAACGCCAGCGACACTGACCCGCTTTGCTCTCCGAGTGTTGAACAAACTCAATTTGTCACCACTCTACCCGTGGGTATATGAAACGGCTCACGAGGACTCGTACGTCTCCGTCGAGAAGCTTTGTAACCTCGGCTGGGAACCAGAGTACTCGAACCAAGAGGCGCTGGTTGACACGTATCAGTGGTACTTAGAAAACTATGAAGAAAGTGAAGATGAAACGGGGAAAGATCATCGTGTTGCGTGGGATCAAGGAGCTTTAGAGATAGTTAAGAAGGTTTTCAAGCAATTTTAGATAGTGGTGTTTGATACTCTTGGAAGCAAAAGTAAGCTATAACGAGTTCGTGTATACCAAAGATCGTACCTACCCAAGGTACCAATCCACCTACTCCTAATATAAACGATACTCCTCCCCCGACGATCCCCAATATTCCACTACCTACAGCAACCAGCGCAATCATCGTTGTGAGGGTTGATTCTTCTGAGAAGGCTACAAGAGATATTGGAATGAGAATCGGGAACCCCAGAAAAAGTAATCGTGTAGTTGAAACACCAAGGAAAATCTGAAGAGATACGGGAATTATGGCTACTAAGGATGCCGTCAAGATCGGCTTCCGAAGATCCACAGATCCAAATGGGAATAATATCCAGAGAGATCCAAATATAATGTAAATATTCCCGAGGAACATTATCGGGCTTGTTAGAATACTTGATTGCAAGTGTTCAAGAACCCGAATAACCTCTGATATGGTATAATACGATTCAAAACCGAAAATCAACCTGATACCCAGATAAGGAATAATCCCTGCTATCCCTATTGGGATTCCTTGCCTAATTCCAGCCCAAATACCATTTTCGAACCATATCTTCAGACCATAGATTCCCACCAATAGAAGTGTTGTTTCTTTTGCCAACATACCAATAAATATCGAAGAAGAAAGAAGAAGAATATTATCGTCTCTAATAGCTATTAACCCAACCATCAGGAAAACATATGAGAGTGGATCGACAGTCGAAGTTATTTCCCATAAATATATTAAAACCATAGGAGATAATAAGAATGAAAGCATCCCGAGTTGGCTCAATTTCTCATTAAAATTTAGCTTCTCTAAGTAAATATACAGAAGTGAAGAGACAGTTGCTAATGATAATATGTTCACTACAACAAAGCCGGTCGTGGCTTCAACCGGTAACAACCATACGATGACTGGGGTGAGGATTCGGTATCCGAAAGGAGCACCAGCAA comes from Haloplanus sp. XH21 and encodes:
- a CDS encoding DUF7384 family protein, translating into MTDADPSPARVTADADVLAADLLVGGDARRALDCVRRHSWMTLVASDPLLDDAAAVIADLADDSLAADWRDRVEPACERVDHPPDDHPALASAYRGGAMHLLTLDESLLSASAGTAIRGRVETSVRHPRAFATVFDAEGLYRQVVGDAYPGPDQDPRA
- a CDS encoding Hsp20/alpha crystallin family protein — translated: MGGLGFPSQLFETGSNDCELYEADDEFVLSVEMPGFDPAEIDVTWDDGVLNIAAEHTDESRSHRRTYHRRFRFPKSVDVEDISATYHNGILEVRLPVLEDATQGTTIEIEH
- a CDS encoding DUF6149 family protein, which translates into the protein MLLDQDRHHWLAKRALTSERFAAIAQRRLVSVHVDVFTDRSAPGHADERRAYFASLFDGLIDGYRVALDEGNPEAGARECVHVMANLDFWIHGWTELMEFPAAGLDPHLERHRAFFERHGVTREDPLGAFRPDDLPDAPATPERRSDPTFPNATAGYADDVYVEDAAGEIHVGADQPNPDDVDLSQLPAYMAEMEAKYDVSPSIAELDLPAFSE
- a CDS encoding TVP38/TMEM64 family protein — translated: MLMPTWQRRTLQILPLFGLVFVIGVHWLYSPAALFENLDERGWMLVAVGVTIFYLIRPFVLWPLSLASVFLGYLVGFPSGVPLVLTGTLVTCFPPFLLADYFQDVNGYVSQISATGESIVTTTGELRGMVAARLSPAPADSVSIGAGLAGISSWYFALGTLIGELPWAIFYVTIGQSLQSFSSGTVQTVNIEFLLIVSCIAVLLLARPIYQFIFQTQ
- a CDS encoding lysylphosphatidylglycerol synthase transmembrane domain-containing protein — protein: MRVLSTVQRSIRQHGLWVTALLTVAVFFGLFVVGDASQVVSALLAVDLWRVGVVFLLATISYGVRFLKWEYYLRHLDIDIPLKTSLIVFFSGLMMVVTPGKAGEVWKAWFLRDLRDVPVSQTASVVGAERVTDLIALSAFAFLGLLIYQRSSAVLIGVILLFLLGISLLQWRTFCLRVLRWLETLPVVGSYATELEEFYENTYTLFQVRPLSIAFLISLVAWGLEGVALWSVLSGFSSEATLLAALFVFGLGSVVGAASLLPGGLAAAEASMVGMLVILGYTQTIAVSATVIIRVGTLWYGAILGTCVFVVYRFVRNQGQVTSPSN
- a CDS encoding PHP domain-containing protein — its product is MNRYDLQVHTDASPCSRASPADVVNAAVDAGLDGIAITNHDTLAGYDEVADLAPAGLTVIPGVEVTTTQGHLLALYVNDEPPQADPVTVIEHVHEQDGIAILSHPFDRFREYYDTDLDAVASRVDAVEAQNSRCLLPRFNRRAREFATQHDLAITGGSDAHFPMEVGRSTTLCDQSLRAAIESTTTQTAGRGGYLSGHTATKLNDALRMVNL
- a CDS encoding UbiA prenyltransferase family protein, which translates into the protein MLLGIVFSQNILNWDAWLSLMVGIVAFTTVASATYIFNDISDVEEDRNHPEKQHRPIASGQVSVPVAVIFGLILAGIGLGAAYSLGPLFLAVLLAYLAQNALYSLVLKQFVFVDVLIVAIGFVLRAIAGVIAIEVFLSPWLIVSTFLLALVLAFGKRRNELEVATNPEETRDVLGEYSENNIDQLLVMVMATLLMSYSLYTFSRTDPTMMATLPFAFFGVFRYHHLVHTTNIAGQPEYLLTDRPSVVNLILWSVVAIAVLYNVPEIAVEVIQ
- a CDS encoding NAD-dependent epimerase/dehydratase family protein encodes the protein MSTTEQMDSTDSQYDSVVVTGGTGFLGLHTCQYFAEQGWDVTALDLKPFNEEDDTEDIDYIEGDVRDEEKVSEAIEEADADVIVHSAAALPLWDDDEIWEVTVEGTRSVLWAAKEHDVERVVYISSTAVYGTHDTHPITEESPLDGVGPYGDAKIEAENVCRDFRRMGMCVPIIRPKTFIGPQRLGVFQVLFDWIEDGANIPMVGWGNNKYQLLHVHDLVRAIEMMFTLDESEVNDEFNVGATEYGAMKEDFQAPIDEAGTRKRVVGTPATLTRFALRVLNKLNLSPLYPWVYETAHEDSYVSVEKLCNLGWEPEYSNQEALVDTYQWYLENYEESEDETGKDHRVAWDQGALEIVKKVFKQF